One segment of Toxotes jaculatrix isolate fToxJac2 chromosome 8, fToxJac2.pri, whole genome shotgun sequence DNA contains the following:
- the LOC121186638 gene encoding metaxin-1-like: MAAPDELFCWEGDWGLPSVSTDCLVVLAYAQFAGAPLKLRKTSNPWRSPGGSLPALRTNQKEALCRPSDIIIHLRKQKYNADYDLSAKEGADSLAFISLMEEKLTPALIYTFWIEPKNYVDVTRRWYAEHMPFPLNFFLPGRMQRQHLEKLRLLRGDESLEAGEELEKELYRDAAECMNLLSQRLGSHKFFFGDSPSSLDAYVFGHLAPILKSRLPNGKLQQHLKSLDNLTGFCTNILLLYFPRDGRESSSQKTSSQPEAGDFDNVPNKRRKQFLSALVALGAMLSYALLTGMVSIQHVQQEALEEPPDLQTIGSHDHEEEGDG; encoded by the exons ATGGCGGCACCGGACGAGTTGTTTTGCTGGGAAGGAGACTGGGGCTTACCGTCCGTCAGCACCGACTGTCTCGTGGTCCTG GCCTACGCTCAGTTCGCCGGAGCTCCTCTCAAACTTCGGAAGACGTCCAACCCCTGGAGGAGTCCCGGCG GTTCACTTCCTGCTCTGAGGACCAACCAGAAAGAAGCTCTGTGCAGACCCTCTGACATCATCATCCACCTCAGAAAACAG aaatACAATGCAGACTATGATCTCTCAGCCAAGGAAGGAGCTGACAGCCTGGCCTTCATCTCTCTGATGGAGGAGAAACTCACGCCTGCTCTG ATCTACACGTTCTGGATCGAACCGAAGAACTACGTAGACGTGACTCGCCGCTGGTACGCCGAGCACATGCCGTTCCCTCTGAACTTCTTCCTGCCTGGACGAATGCAGCGCCAGCATCTGGAAAAACTGCGACTGCTGCGAGGAGACGAGAGCCTGGAGGCCggagaggagctggagaaggag ctgtatCGTGATGCTGCAGAGTGTATGAACCTGCTGTCCCAGCGACTCGGCTCACACAAGTTCTTCTTCGGAGACTC gcCTTCGTCTCTGGACGCCTACGTGTTTGGTCACCTGGCGCCCATCCTGAAGTCCAGACTGCCCAACgggaagctgcagcagcatctgAAGTCTCTCGACAACCTGACCGGCTTCTGCACCAACATCCTCCTGCTCTACTTCCCCAGAGATGGCCGAG AGAGCTCCAGTCAGAAGACGTCCTCTCAGCCCGAGGCCGGAGACTTCGACAACGTCCCCAACAAGCGGAGGAAGCAGTTCCTGTCGGCTCTGGTGGCCCTGGGCGCCATGCTGAGCTACGCCCTCCTGACCGGCATGGTGTCCATTCAGCACGTCCAGCAGGAGGCGCTGGAGGAGCCGCCAGACCTGCAGACCATCGGATCCCACGATCACGAGGAGGAAGGAGACGGCTGA
- the LOC121186123 gene encoding V-set and immunoglobulin domain-containing protein 2-like: MAVCDKTIPWRIWAFTFLLTGAVGQTVNYPRPVCGVETSTVTLPCTFTPLRSFIQSEREVLLEIVRVRWCKNHLICQGNTPSVYDSNSETNDPRYQYLGDKKGNCTLQIRDLRPEDSATFRFRMEADHTEGHFTGQSGVTVTVVDETEMRIISSSGESVMREGQTVTLHCTANCTFHQLEVTWFRDDHALPASGPAFQLGPLTAGDSGNYTCGLKNNLKKRSLTYTLHVGEKGEDVTLARTVGVVLGVLVVLCALILVFFMVRRTRAQRAVGGRKCPDNICSNNPQPAEEGRDHQQETSEVEEDISYASVQFKHKNQARPVEEAADVVIYSSVASRG; encoded by the exons ATGGCAGTCTGTGACAAAACCATCCCCTGGAGGATCTGGGCGTTCACGTTCCTTCTTACAG GTGCTGTGGGTCAAACTGTGAATTATCCACGTCCTGTCTGTGGTGTGGAAACATCGACTGTCACCCTCCCCTGCACCTTCACACCACTCAGGTCCTTCAttcagagtgaaagagaagtTTTACTGGAGATCGTCAGAGTCCGCTGGTGCAAGAATCATCTCATTTGTCAGGGAAACACTCCGTCTGTGTACGACAGCAACTCTGAGACCAACGACCCTCGCTACCAATACCTGGGAGACAAGAAGGGAAACTGCACTTTACAGATCAGAGATCTACGGCCTGAGGACTCAGCAACGTTTCGCTTCAGGATGGAAGCCGATCATACTGAAGGACATTTTACTGGACAGTCAGGAGTGACTGTCACAGTTGTTG ATGAGACTGAAATGAGAATAATCAGCTCCAGTGGTGAGAGCGTGATGAGAGAGGGTCAAACAgtcacactgcactgcactgcaaacTGCACTTTCCACCAACTGGAGGTCACCTGGTTCAGAGATGACCACGCCCTCCCCGCATCTGGCCCCGCCTTCCAGCTCGGCCCTCTGACTGCAGGGGATTCTGGGAACTACACCTGTGGTTTGAAGAACAACTTGAAGAAACGCTCCCTGACGTACACGCTGCACGTCGGAGAAAAAg GAGAGGACGTCACCCTGGCTCGGACAGTGGGTGTGGTGCTCGGGGTCCTGGTGGTTCTGTGTGCTCTCATACTGGTCTTCTTCATGGTCAGAAG GACGAGGGCTCAGAGAGCTGTGGGGGGACGCAAG tgtCCTGATAACATCTGCAGCAACAACCCACAGCCTGCTGAGGAGGGAAGGGATCATCAACAGGAAACCAGTGAAGTCGAGGAGGACATCAGCTACGCCTCCGTCCAGTTCAAACACAAGAACCAGGCCAG GCCCGTGGAGGAGGCTGCGGATGTCGTCATCTACTCGTCTGTGGCCAGCAGAGGCTGA
- the syt11b gene encoding synaptotagmin-11b, with product MADIIELGPAYAMSPVLAGFLGAGVLVLVVIVLVLLWSFCQRRYLRISGRYKLHGDRYCDAEDPPYKFIHMLKGISIYPESLSSSKRIVRGIRRAERSNRDGERVCSAAPAAGRGMVLVDAENNILDMPGQLQMSHLVPPAGSGPAHSQARLERALPVRADYCCLDSSSASSSQTSSKTASPFTPASSEPEPEPSLGSISLTVDYNFPKKALVVTIVGARGLPAMDEQAGSSDPYVKMTILPEKKHRVKTRVLRKTLDPLFDETFTFYGVAYSSLPELTLHFLVLSFDRFARDDVIGEAVVPLKGVDPSTGRVHLSQQITKRNMQCESRGELLASLSYQPVSHRLSVVVLKARHLPKMDITGLSANPYVKVNVFYGRKRIAKKKTHVKKCTLNPVFNESFIYDIPPELLPEISVEFLVVDFDRTTKNEVLGRLLLGLHSPSPSGASHWREVCENPRRQISKWHNLSEY from the exons ATGGCGGACATCATCGAGCTGGGACCCGCCTACG ccaTGTCTCCGGTGCTGGCGGGCTTCCTGGGAGCTGGTGTTCTGGTTTTGGTCGTTATAGTTCTGGTTCTGCTCTGGTCTTTCTGTCAGCGCCGTTACCTGCGCATATCTGGACGCTACAAGCTGCACGGGGACCGTTACTGCGATGCCGAGGACCCGCCCTACAAGTTCATCCACATGCTGAAGGGAATCAGCATTTACCCAGAATCCCTTAGCAGCAGCAAGAGGATCGTGCGCGGTATCAGGCGGGCCGAACGCTCCAACCGTGATGGAGAGCGCGTCTGCTCCGCTGCCCCTGCTGCTGGGAGGGGCATGGTGCTGGTGGATGCCGAGAACAACATCCTGGACATGCCAGGGCAGCTGCAGATGAGCCACCTGGTCCCCCCCGCCGGGTCGGGCCCCGCCCACAGCCAAGCCCGTCTGGAGCGGGCGCTGCCGGTCCGCGCGGACTACTGTTGCCTGGACAGCAGCTCGGCCAGCAGCAGCCAGACCAGCAGCAAGACGGCGTCCCCCTTCACCCCCGCCTCCTCAGAGCCGGAGCCGGAGCCCAGCCTGGGCTCCATCAGCCTCACCGTCGACTACAACTTCCCCAAGAAGGCCCTGGTGGTGACCATCGTCGGTGCCCGGGGCCTCCCCGCCATGGACGAGCAGGCGGGCAGTTCAGATCCCTACGTGAAGATGACCATCCTGCCTGAGAAGAAACACCGTGTCAAGACCCGCGTGCTGAGGAAGACCCTGGACCCTCTGTTCGACGAGACCTTCACCTTCTACGGCGTGGCCTACAGCTCGCTGCCTGAGCTCACCCTGCACTTCCTGGTCCTCAGCTTCGACCGCTTCGCACGTGATGATGTCATTGGGGAGGCGGTGGTGCCGTTGAAGGGCGTGGACCCGAGCACGGGCCGAGTCCACCTGAGCCAGCAGATCACCAAGAGGAACATGCAG tgtgagagCCGTGGAGAGCTGCTGGCGTCTCTGTCCTATCAGCCCGTGTCCCATCGCCTCAGCGTGGTCGTCCTGAAGGCTCGACACCTCCCCAAGATGGACATCACCGGCCTGTCAGCAA ACCCCTACGTGAAGGTCAACGTCTTCTATGGACGCAAGCGCATCGCCAAGAAGAAGACCCACGTGAAGAAGTGCACGCTGAACCCGGTCTTCAACGAGTCCTTCATCTACGACATCCCGCCCGAGCTGCTGCCCGAGATCTCCGTGGAGTTCCTGGTGGTCGACTTCGACCGCACCACCAAGAACGAGGTGCTGGGCCGCCTGCTGCTCGGCCTCCACAGCCCCTCCCCCTCCGGAGCCTCCCACTGGAGGGAGGTCTGCGAAAACCCCCGCAGGCAGATCTCCAAATGGCACAACCTGAGCGAGTACTGA